Proteins from one Deinococcus sp. AB2017081 genomic window:
- a CDS encoding ABC transporter substrate-binding protein has protein sequence MLRILSLTVLLSGAALAAYTGPKVQLTYLHGFTGPDRPVMEKLISQFNAAHPNIEVKGQAQPWGTTWQQLGPLVASGRSPDVVVINEDQVTSFIARGALTPLTTAELSTAGISKARFYGPLWATADYKGASYGVPVHSVALAMYYNKDLLAKSGVTKVPTTRAEYLAAAQKCTVDKGGKRPGEAGFDAKNLNTWAAGVVNGWMGGTIAYSLVRQNGVDLVDKSQNAAFTSAGAREAVQFLVDQVQKYQVSPANATEQSEIAAFRQGKTCFNFNGVWMLEQYKGQSGLNFGVTSLPQLGTKMNAAWGGSSHLTLPRQRASYDKNKRAASLEFIAWMTQPAQNLTWTAAGGLPTQPTVAKDKSYDNNPVSGLFEGLPNVYATSGYPWVGQVRGAWDGAVEAAVLGKKSVEKALADAQNEASKQIAQARQTIK, from the coding sequence ATGTTGCGCATTCTCAGCCTGACCGTGCTCCTCTCTGGCGCCGCGCTGGCGGCCTACACCGGCCCCAAGGTGCAGCTCACGTACCTGCACGGCTTCACTGGCCCGGATCGGCCGGTCATGGAGAAGCTGATCAGCCAGTTCAACGCCGCGCACCCCAACATCGAGGTCAAGGGGCAGGCGCAGCCGTGGGGCACCACGTGGCAGCAACTGGGGCCGCTGGTCGCGTCCGGCCGCTCACCCGATGTCGTGGTGATCAACGAGGATCAGGTCACCAGCTTCATCGCCCGTGGAGCACTGACGCCCCTGACCACGGCCGAGCTGTCGACCGCCGGGATCAGCAAGGCGCGGTTCTATGGCCCGCTGTGGGCCACCGCCGACTACAAGGGCGCGTCCTACGGCGTGCCGGTGCATTCGGTGGCGCTGGCGATGTACTACAACAAGGATCTGCTCGCCAAGTCCGGCGTGACCAAGGTGCCCACCACCCGCGCCGAGTACCTGGCCGCCGCGCAGAAATGCACGGTCGATAAGGGCGGCAAACGCCCCGGTGAGGCCGGCTTTGACGCGAAGAACCTGAATACCTGGGCCGCCGGCGTCGTGAACGGCTGGATGGGCGGCACCATCGCGTATTCCCTGGTGCGCCAGAACGGGGTCGATCTGGTCGACAAGTCGCAGAACGCCGCCTTCACGAGTGCCGGGGCGCGCGAGGCGGTGCAGTTCCTGGTGGATCAGGTGCAGAAGTACCAGGTGTCCCCGGCGAACGCCACCGAGCAGAGCGAAATTGCGGCCTTCCGCCAGGGCAAGACCTGCTTCAACTTCAACGGCGTGTGGATGCTCGAACAGTACAAGGGCCAGAGCGGCCTGAACTTCGGCGTCACGTCCCTGCCGCAGCTGGGCACCAAGATGAACGCCGCGTGGGGCGGGTCGAGCCACCTGACCCTGCCGCGCCAGCGGGCCAGCTATGACAAGAACAAGCGTGCAGCCTCGCTGGAGTTCATCGCGTGGATGACGCAGCCCGCGCAGAATCTGACGTGGACGGCGGCGGGCGGCCTGCCCACCCAGCCGACCGTCGCCAAGGACAAGAGCTACGACAACAATCCGGTCTCCGGGCTGTTCGAGGGCCTGCCCAACGTCTACGCCACCAGCGGCTACCCCTGGGTCGGCCAGGTACGCGGCGCGTGGGACGGCGCGGTCGAGGCCGCCGTGCTGGGCAAGAAGTCGGTCGAGAAGGCCCTGGCCGATGCCCAGAACGAGGCCAGCAAGCAGATTGCCCAGGCCAGACAGACCATCAAGTAA
- a CDS encoding ArsR/SmtB family transcription factor, which translates to MPVSGTRLLNLEGETALPILKALASETRLLILSLLTHNAMNVSELAAALGLPHSTVNFNLGQLQAAGLITVEYEPGTRGSQKLCSRRFDEVAFKLPGAAVEANVAQVTVSMPIGNYSHIEATPTCGLASEVKIIGLLDDPRSFYEPEHVYAQILWLGKAGYVEYMFPNNLPYGSRVTRLELSMEVCSEAPQYNHDWPSDITVWINDHEIGTFTSPGDFGGDRGRLTPEWWVQDQTMSGQLKRWTVTEAGSRVDGSEPTGVGLDMLQLNPSTRSHIKVRIGVKPDAVNRRGLNLFGRKFGNYEQDLVMRMDYAFPRPEDSTELK; encoded by the coding sequence ATGCCCGTTTCCGGTACGCGCCTGCTGAATCTCGAGGGAGAGACCGCCCTGCCGATCCTCAAGGCACTGGCGTCCGAGACCCGGCTGCTGATCCTGAGTCTGCTCACGCACAACGCCATGAACGTCTCGGAACTGGCCGCCGCGCTGGGGCTGCCGCACTCGACGGTCAATTTCAACCTGGGGCAGTTGCAGGCCGCCGGACTGATCACCGTCGAGTACGAGCCCGGCACCCGTGGCTCGCAGAAACTGTGTTCACGACGCTTCGACGAGGTGGCCTTCAAGCTGCCGGGGGCCGCCGTCGAGGCCAACGTCGCCCAGGTCACGGTGAGCATGCCCATCGGCAACTACAGCCACATCGAGGCCACGCCCACCTGCGGCCTGGCTTCCGAGGTCAAGATCATCGGCCTGCTGGACGACCCGCGCAGCTTCTACGAGCCGGAGCACGTCTATGCCCAGATCCTGTGGCTGGGCAAGGCCGGCTACGTGGAATACATGTTCCCGAATAACCTGCCGTACGGTTCCCGGGTCACTCGCCTGGAACTGAGCATGGAGGTCTGCAGCGAGGCTCCCCAGTACAACCACGACTGGCCCTCGGACATCACGGTGTGGATCAACGACCATGAGATCGGCACCTTCACCAGTCCCGGGGACTTCGGCGGCGACCGGGGCCGCCTGACGCCGGAGTGGTGGGTGCAGGATCAGACCATGTCCGGCCAGCTCAAGCGCTGGACCGTGACCGAGGCGGGCTCGCGCGTGGACGGTAGCGAACCGACAGGGGTCGGACTGGACATGTTGCAGCTCAACCCCAGCACGCGCAGCCACATCAAGGTGCGCATCGGCGTGAAACCCGATGCCGTGAACCGCCGGGGCCTGAACCTGTTCGGCCGCAAGTTCGGCAACTACGAACAGGATCTCGTGATGCGCATGGACTACGCCTTCCCACGTCCCGAGGACAGCACAGAGCTGAAATAG
- a CDS encoding metallophosphoesterase: protein MHKFLAFGDVHADFETLWSALRAASCADAHHRPTPPVHAGLFQVVLVGDLVHPKNEREYARLAGVARFDPKDPDHLFLAAREQIKQLDLLKAFQDAAPHAVHIILGNHDDAVLNTTYVLGTSGGMVHTEFDPEHGGLMLPDHLRTWMQSFPREIRVGSLQFAHVSPLPAHSHYDDLFYADHSPKRWFRETPEYVEMAGLSFGVYGHTQIDDGVLLDEEHHFAMIDALHAREYLEVLVDPERQPLSHSVRAVPF from the coding sequence ATGCACAAATTCCTGGCCTTCGGCGACGTGCATGCCGACTTCGAGACCCTGTGGTCTGCGCTGCGGGCGGCGAGCTGTGCCGACGCCCACCACCGGCCCACCCCGCCCGTTCACGCCGGGCTGTTTCAGGTGGTGCTGGTCGGTGATCTGGTGCACCCCAAGAACGAACGGGAATACGCCCGCCTGGCCGGAGTGGCCCGGTTCGACCCGAAAGACCCGGACCACCTGTTCCTGGCGGCCCGCGAGCAGATCAAGCAGCTCGATCTCCTGAAGGCCTTTCAGGACGCCGCGCCGCATGCCGTTCACATCATCCTCGGCAACCACGACGACGCTGTGCTGAACACCACGTATGTCCTGGGCACCAGCGGCGGCATGGTGCACACCGAATTCGATCCGGAGCACGGCGGCCTGATGCTCCCGGATCACCTGAGAACCTGGATGCAGAGCTTCCCCCGCGAGATCCGGGTGGGAAGTCTCCAGTTCGCCCACGTGTCGCCCCTGCCGGCCCACAGCCACTACGACGACCTGTTCTATGCCGACCACAGCCCCAAGCGCTGGTTCCGCGAGACCCCCGAGTACGTCGAGATGGCCGGCCTGAGCTTCGGCGTGTATGGCCACACCCAGATCGACGACGGAGTGCTGCTCGACGAGGAACATCATTTCGCCATGATCGACGCTCTGCACGCCCGCGAGTATCTGGAGGTGCTGGTCGATCCCGAACGGCAGCCCCTGTCGCACAGCGTCCGCGCCGTGCCCTTCTGA
- a CDS encoding single-stranded DNA-binding protein — translation MAELDRVREALRASMTAWATLDVRGDQARVIPAPDMDVLSAHLERLDPQWGLTWACDSVQPPVVRVRVTLHGTVREGLATAHTLNDAKLAALADAARTWGVSTAGEPTWVEYDPEDGANTTDLDADAPLPASPAARPLPPEPPRDPQMDKARRHIEDLLEQLKVAGRGGEAARILMRGYGETLEESRAIYKELQALLKA, via the coding sequence ATGGCCGAACTTGACCGCGTGCGCGAGGCCCTGCGCGCCAGCATGACCGCCTGGGCCACCCTGGATGTCCGGGGCGACCAGGCCCGCGTGATTCCTGCTCCGGACATGGATGTCCTGTCCGCCCACCTCGAGCGCCTCGATCCGCAGTGGGGGCTGACCTGGGCATGCGACAGCGTGCAGCCGCCGGTGGTGCGCGTCCGCGTGACCCTGCACGGCACCGTCCGTGAGGGTCTGGCGACTGCCCACACCCTGAACGACGCCAAACTCGCCGCGCTGGCCGACGCCGCCCGCACCTGGGGCGTGTCCACGGCAGGCGAGCCGACCTGGGTCGAATATGACCCCGAGGACGGGGCCAACACCACCGACCTCGACGCCGACGCGCCCCTTCCTGCCTCGCCGGCCGCCCGCCCCCTGCCGCCTGAACCGCCCCGCGATCCCCAGATGGACAAGGCCAGACGCCACATCGAGGATCTGCTCGAACAGCTCAAGGTCGCCGGGCGGGGCGGGGAGGCTGCCCGCATCCTGATGCGCGGGTACGGCGAGACGCTGGAGGAGAGCCGCGCCATCTACAAGGAACTCCAGGCACTGCTCAAGGCCTGA
- a CDS encoding penicillin acylase family protein, with the protein MRRGSWAGRLGWGLVWVVAVVLALLLAAVLWLRATSLPRVSGSLAVPGVSGAVTVTRDQWGVPHIRAATDADALYALGFVHWQDRSWQMEFQRRVVQGRLAEVLGAAALPQDRFLRTWGFQRAAESALPALKPRTRQLLSAYTAGVNAAMRQGKVAPEFRILGFTPQAWTDVDSVSWSKLMAYDLGGNMDDEVLGSRVLKRLGAGGLDQVTAPYPAGAPTILSADEVGQERATPPAPAGGTPSGGVPLPDQALTALRGHLAAARALGLEPVPGKGSNDWVVAGRLTASGRPILADDPHLSLTSPMLWYLADVQGDTLRAIGASIPGLPGIVIGRNDRMAWGVTNVNPDVQDLYVEPTGAALTSRTEVIRVKGGADVSLVVQQSAHGPIVSGAGAEGVGERVALRWTALEPGDTTMDAFLDLNYARTWPEFTQALSRYVAPSQNFVYADIDGNTGYYAPGRVPIRRGWDGSLPVPGDGTREWAGYVPFAELPHTLNPADGLVVTANNKVLPQSGALGNERNWAEPYRAERITQLLRARGDGLTVADVQAVQLDTTSLVWRDLRDALLGTRPGSPLATRALELLRGWDGNETVDSVQATIFEAWLMQLQTMARDELQDQTVMNSLSVLNQLKGDGELCRDEARAVADCAALLRVTLDAAVADLGARLGDDPAGWTYGRLHTVASTHRAFGGVPALAWLFNHSAPTPGGTNTVNVARPEQGTFRQTHGPSYRQIIDLANPDASVYIGSLGQSGNPFGDHVTDQQRRWVAGQYLPMSTRPADWGRARVLTLTPAP; encoded by the coding sequence ATGCGGCGCGGGTCGTGGGCCGGGCGGCTCGGGTGGGGACTGGTGTGGGTGGTCGCGGTGGTGCTGGCGCTGCTCCTGGCGGCTGTGCTGTGGCTGCGCGCCACGTCGCTGCCCCGCGTCAGCGGATCGCTGGCGGTGCCGGGCGTGTCGGGGGCGGTCACGGTCACCCGCGACCAGTGGGGGGTGCCGCACATCCGCGCCGCCACCGATGCCGACGCACTGTATGCCCTGGGCTTCGTGCACTGGCAGGATCGGTCGTGGCAGATGGAATTCCAGCGGCGCGTCGTACAGGGCCGGCTGGCCGAGGTGCTGGGGGCGGCCGCACTCCCACAGGACCGCTTCCTGCGCACGTGGGGGTTCCAGCGGGCCGCCGAGAGTGCGCTGCCTGCCCTGAAACCGCGCACGCGCCAGCTCCTGAGCGCGTATACCGCCGGGGTGAACGCCGCCATGCGCCAGGGGAAGGTCGCGCCCGAATTCCGCATCCTGGGCTTCACGCCGCAGGCCTGGACCGACGTGGACAGCGTGTCGTGGAGCAAGCTGATGGCCTACGACCTGGGCGGCAACATGGACGACGAGGTGCTGGGCAGCCGTGTCCTGAAGCGGCTGGGCGCGGGCGGTCTGGATCAGGTGACCGCGCCGTATCCGGCCGGCGCACCGACCATCCTGAGCGCCGATGAGGTCGGCCAGGAGCGGGCCACGCCCCCCGCACCGGCGGGCGGCACGCCGTCGGGCGGGGTGCCGCTGCCGGATCAGGCCCTCACGGCACTGCGCGGGCACCTCGCGGCGGCGCGGGCGCTGGGGCTGGAGCCGGTGCCGGGCAAGGGCAGCAACGACTGGGTGGTCGCGGGCCGCCTGACCGCCAGCGGCCGGCCCATCCTGGCCGACGATCCGCACCTGTCGCTGACCAGCCCCATGCTGTGGTATCTGGCCGACGTGCAGGGCGACACGCTGCGGGCCATCGGCGCGAGTATTCCTGGCCTGCCGGGCATCGTGATCGGCCGCAACGACCGCATGGCGTGGGGGGTCACGAACGTCAACCCGGACGTGCAGGATCTGTACGTCGAGCCAACCGGCGCGGCCCTGACCTCCCGCACCGAGGTGATCCGGGTCAAGGGCGGCGCGGACGTGTCCCTGGTCGTGCAGCAGAGTGCCCATGGCCCCATCGTGAGCGGAGCGGGGGCCGAGGGCGTGGGTGAGCGGGTGGCCCTGAGATGGACAGCCCTGGAACCCGGTGACACCACCATGGACGCCTTCCTGGATCTGAACTATGCCCGCACGTGGCCCGAGTTCACGCAGGCGCTGTCGCGCTACGTGGCCCCCAGCCAGAACTTCGTGTATGCCGACATCGACGGCAACACCGGCTACTACGCGCCGGGCCGCGTGCCCATCCGCCGGGGCTGGGACGGCTCGCTGCCGGTGCCGGGCGACGGCACCCGCGAGTGGGCCGGGTACGTGCCCTTTGCCGAGCTGCCGCACACCCTGAACCCGGCCGACGGGCTGGTCGTCACGGCGAACAACAAGGTGCTCCCGCAGTCGGGGGCGCTGGGCAACGAGCGCAACTGGGCCGAGCCCTACCGCGCCGAGCGCATCACCCAGCTGCTGCGGGCCAGGGGAGACGGTCTGACGGTCGCGGACGTGCAGGCCGTGCAGCTCGACACGACCAGCCTAGTGTGGCGGGATCTGCGGGACGCCCTGCTGGGCACGCGCCCCGGCAGCCCCCTGGCGACCCGTGCCCTGGAACTGCTGCGCGGCTGGGACGGCAACGAGACGGTGGACAGTGTCCAGGCGACCATCTTCGAGGCGTGGCTGATGCAGCTCCAGACCATGGCGCGGGACGAACTTCAGGATCAGACGGTCATGAACAGCCTGAGCGTCCTGAATCAGCTGAAAGGCGACGGCGAACTGTGCCGCGACGAGGCCCGTGCCGTGGCGGACTGCGCTGCGCTGCTGCGGGTCACGCTGGACGCCGCCGTGGCCGACCTGGGGGCACGCCTGGGCGACGACCCCGCCGGGTGGACGTATGGTCGCCTGCACACGGTCGCCAGCACACACCGCGCCTTCGGCGGTGTGCCCGCCCTGGCGTGGCTGTTCAACCACAGTGCCCCCACGCCCGGCGGCACCAACACCGTGAACGTCGCCCGCCCCGAGCAGGGCACCTTCCGGCAGACCCACGGCCCCAGCTACCGCCAGATCATCGACCTCGCCAACCCCGATGCCAGCGTGTATATCGGCAGTCTGGGCCAGAGCGGCAATCCCTTCGGGGATCACGTGACCGACCAGCAGCGCCGCTGGGTCGCCGGGCAGTACCTGCCCATGAGCACCCGCCCGGCCGACTGGGGCCGTGCCCGTGTCCTGACCCTGACGCCGGCCCCCTGA